The region CCAGGTCACCCCCAGAAGGGCGGCGGCCAGCAGTGCCCCGGCCAGTGGCGCCGCCCCCCGCATCATTCACTCCAGAGGTCGCAGCGGTGCTCCTGGTCGAAGGAGGTGGTGCCCGCGATGCGGCCCGGCTGGAAGGTCTGGACCGTGCCGCCGGGGGAAGCGAAGGGGGCCCACACAGGCAGGCCCGCGCCGTTGGGATTCCCGGTGCGGGCGAAGTTGCCCCAGTAGGCGCGGATAGTGCGGGCGAGGTCGGCCTGCGCGGGCGTGAACTGCGCGGGGCTGGCGAGGCCCGTGAGCGGCGTGCCGAACACGCTGACGAGTTCGCCCGCGTGGTAGGCGCCGTAGTCAGGAATGGCCGCGCTGGGCTTCAGGACGCTGGGCGCGTCGCGGTCACGGAACTCGTAGGCGTAGACGGGCGTGAAACGGGCGAGGTCGCGGATGATCTCGGAGCTGGGGCAGGCGAAGACCCCGTCGGTCACCAGGGCGGAGGCGGTCAGCCCCACTGTGGGGTAGTCGCGCGTCGGGTAGTTGGCGAGGACCCGCAGCGTGTTCCAGCCTTCCAGTTGGCCCACCAGCAACCAGAACTGCCACAGGGGAATGTCCCGCCCGTCGCGTCCGAACGGCGCCACGAACAGCGTGCCCTCGTCGAGGTTGGTGCCCATCAGGGTGGGTACGCGGTTCACTTGCCCGCTCCCAAAGACCTCCTGCGGCGAACGGGGCAGTACCCCGTCCCCGTACACGGGCGGAAAGGAGATGAAGGCCAGGCCCGGCGTCTCGGTGGTCAGCAGCCGCTCGGCGGGAACGGCCCGCAGGCAGGCGGCGCCCGCGTCCGGGCAGTTCAGGGTGCGGGCAAACGCCGCGCCCGTCTTCAGCGCGTCCGCGAGCGGGCTCAGGACGATGTCCGGTGTGCAGGGGCCGCTCTGAATGATTGCCTTGTCGAAGAGGCCCGCCGCCAGGGGCGAGGCGAGCTGGTTGCAGATGCTCATGCCGCCCGCCGACTCCCCGAACACGGTGACATTGGCGGGGTCTCCCCCAAAGGCCGCGACGTTGTCGCGCACCCAGCGCAGCGCCGCCTGTTGATCGAGCAGGCCGTAATTCCCCGCGCCCTGGTTCCCCACCAGCCCCGGCGCGGCCAGAAAGCCCAGCGGCCCCAGGCGGTAGTTGATCGTGACCACGACCGCGCCCTGCTCGCGGGCCAGCACCCGACCGTCGTAGTCGCTGCCTGCGCCGCTGCGAAAAGAACCGCCGTGAATCCAGACCATGACGGGAGCGCGGTTCGCATTGGCCGGGGCGTTGACGTTCAAGTAAAGGCAATCCTCACTGCCGCGCGTGGGACCGTCACCCAGGGCCGAGCGCTGAAGGCACACGTTGCCGGGCCGCGAGGCGTCGCGGTCTCCCACCCAGATGGCGGGAGGCTGGGGCGCGCGCCAGCGCCGGTCCCCGGTGGGCGGCGCGGCATAGGGGATGCCCTGCCATACCCGCACCCCGCCTGCCTCGCGGCCCACGAGCGTCCCGGTCCGGACCTGGGCACGGACGGGCGTACCGGGCGCGGCTGACGGCGCGGACTGGGAGGTCGGGGGAACCGTGGGCGCGGCCGTGTCCTGGGCGTGGGCCACCGTGAGCAGCGCGGCAGTCAGCAGGGTGAGGGTGCGGATCATGCCCCAGCGTAGGGGGCGCGGCGGCGCCAAACATGGGGCGGAAATTGAGGCCGGGTTGGGATCAGGCCGGATTGGGTGTCAGACCGGGAGAGGCGGCGGGTGCCTCGCCGTCGTCGTCCGGAAAGGCAGGCGAGGAGAGGGTGCCCCCCTGCAAGATGGTGACGAGTTCCTCACCGCTCAGCGACTCGCGCACGATCAGTTCGTCAGTCAGGCGGTGCAGCACATGCAGGTGCTCGCGCAGCAGCCCCACGGCTCGCTCGTACTGCCCGTTCAGAATGCGGGCCACCTCCGCGTCAATGCGCTCGGCGGTATGGTCGCTGTAGACGCCCTGCTGCGGGCCGTATCCCAGAAAGCCGCCGCTCTCCTGCGCGAGCGCGAGCTGCCCGACTTCTGACATGCCCCACTCGGTCACCATGCG is a window of Deinococcus terrestris DNA encoding:
- a CDS encoding carboxylesterase/lipase family protein, which translates into the protein MIRTLTLLTAALLTVAHAQDTAAPTVPPTSQSAPSAAPGTPVRAQVRTGTLVGREAGGVRVWQGIPYAAPPTGDRRWRAPQPPAIWVGDRDASRPGNVCLQRSALGDGPTRGSEDCLYLNVNAPANANRAPVMVWIHGGSFRSGAGSDYDGRVLAREQGAVVVTINYRLGPLGFLAAPGLVGNQGAGNYGLLDQQAALRWVRDNVAAFGGDPANVTVFGESAGGMSICNQLASPLAAGLFDKAIIQSGPCTPDIVLSPLADALKTGAAFARTLNCPDAGAACLRAVPAERLLTTETPGLAFISFPPVYGDGVLPRSPQEVFGSGQVNRVPTLMGTNLDEGTLFVAPFGRDGRDIPLWQFWLLVGQLEGWNTLRVLANYPTRDYPTVGLTASALVTDGVFACPSSEIIRDLARFTPVYAYEFRDRDAPSVLKPSAAIPDYGAYHAGELVSVFGTPLTGLASPAQFTPAQADLARTIRAYWGNFARTGNPNGAGLPVWAPFASPGGTVQTFQPGRIAGTTSFDQEHRCDLWSE